The window GGATAGAGGATTAGAAGATGAAACTCACCCTCCCTGCTCTCTTCTCTTTCCATGCTCTCATCGACCTGAGTTATCCCCTGGACTCCACTTTTCCCATTTTTCCCGGCCAAGGTCCCCCAGCCCAAATCTCCCGCCATGTGAGCAACGAAGATGGGTATTCCTCTAACCGGTGGGAACTGCCCGAACACTGGGGAACGCACCTGGACGCTCCCTTGCACTATTCCAAGGGGGGCAAAACGGTAGCGGATATCCCCATTTCTGAGCTTTTTTGCCCGGCCATAGTCATCGACATAGCCGATCGCGCAGCGGCCGACCCGGACACCGCGGTCAGCCTCGAGGACATACTGTCATGGGAAAGGAAGTTCGGGGAGATACCCCGAAAGGGTTTTGTCCTGATGCACAGTGGATGGGGAAAGTGGGTGCAAACCCCCCTTTTTTATAACAAAAAAGAAGACGGCCTTCTCCATTTCCCGGGGTTTTCTGCCGAAGCGGTCCAGTTCTTGGTCAACTCGAGGAATGTGGCCGGAGTGGGGGTAGATACCCTTTCGATCGATTGCGGCAAAAGCCTCGATTATCCCGTGCACAAGATCCTTTTTGCGGCGGGCAAATGGGCATTAGAATGCCTGTGCAACCTGCATAGCCTTCCCCCTCAAGGAGCTTGGTTGCTCGTTGGGGCTATTCCCCTCAGGAAAGCCACGGGTTTCCCGGCCAGGGTCTTTGCCCTGGTTCCTTAAAAGGCGGTCTCTAAAAAAAATAGCCCTTTTGCGTGAGCCCTGCGCCAGTGTCTTTAGCCGTTTAGCTTACCGACGATCCATGCCAAAAGGGCTTTTTGGACGTGCAAGCGGTTCTCGGCTTGCGTATAGATCTCCTCTTTTCTTTCATTGAATATTTCCAGGGCGATCTCTTTATCCCGGTAAGCAGGCAGGCAATGAAAGACAAGGGCATCTTTTGAAGCGACACTGAGAGCGCGTCGATCGATCCGATATTGAGAAAACTCCATCTGCCTCTTGTCCGCCTCCTGTTCCTTGCCCATGGAAATCCAGACGTCGGTGTAAAGGAGGGCGGCATCCTGGGCGGCTTCCTCAACAGAACTGGTATTCTGGACAAAGTCGCTCTTTACGGCTGAAAAATACCCCCTGGGAGAGCCAATCCACAGATAAAAGCCAAATTTTTCAGCGGCCAAGGCCCAGGACTTCGCCACGTTACAACAGCCATCCCCTATAAAAGCGACTTTTTTTCCTTTAATAGACCCCCTCTTTTCTTCAAAGGAAAAAATATCCGAAAGGACCTGGCAAGGATGTTCCTCATCGGTAAGGGCATTAATGACAGGAATATTGCCGTAGGCAGCAAAAAGCTCTACTTCTTTCTGTTCATAGGTCCTTATAATCAAACCATGGACCATCCTTCCCAAGACCTGGGCGGTATCTTCAATCGGCTCCCCCCTAGCCAACTGCAGATCCTGGCTACTGAGGAAAAGCGCTTCTCCCCCAAGCTCCCGTATGGCCACTTCAAACGAAAGCCGGGTTCGAGTCGAGGGTTTTTTGAAAATTAAGGCCCAGGTTTGGTATTGAAGGGCGGTTGGGAATTCTTTTCCCCTGTTTTTCTTCCACTCCAAGGCTTTTTTAAAAATCATTCGCGCCTCTTCTTCCTCGATATCGTTCATAGACAGAAAGTGGCGTAAGGGCTTCATAACGGTCCTTTCCAAGCGCTTGTTGTTCACAGCCAACTCATCCTTATTTTTCTCCTACCACAACTCGGGAGGGATTTTACAATCAAGAAATCAAAAATTTCTCCAAAATAGCCCTGGCTTCTTCGGCCTGTTCAAAACTCACGTTCAGGGGAGGCAATAGCCTTATGGTGTTGGTATTGGCCGGAGCCACAAGAAGCCCTTTCTCCATCAAAACTTCAACCGCCTCATAAGAAGGCAGGGTAAGTTCCAGGCCTAGAATACCCCCTATGCCCCGTATCTCTTTGAGGAGACTCTGGGGCTTGTTTTCAAATTCCCTTAGAGAACGGACAAGATAGTTGCCTACCTCCAAGATGTGCTTGCCCCATTCCTTTTTTTCTATTTCTTCAAGAACGGACAAAGCCACATGGCAGGCCAGGGGAGAACCCCCGAAAGTCGAGCCGTGTGAGCCCTGATCGAGAACCTCGCTGTATCGTTCGGCGACCCAGCTGGCTCCGATAGGAAAGCCTCCTCCCAGTCCTTTAGCCAGCGATACGCCATCAGGCAAAAAGGATTGCCCTTGGCTATCCTCTTCAACCAAGCTCTGCCAAGCCAAAAACCGGCCCGTGCGCCACAGCCCCGATTGGATTTCATCGATGAAAAAAAGAATATCTTTATCCCTACAGATCCTCCTTATCTCCTTTAGATATCCCGGGGAGAAAACATGAATGCCGCTTTCCCCCTGGATCGGTTCGACGATCAGGGCGACCGTTTTATCTGAAAGAGAATCGATAAAATCTTTCGGTTCTCCTTTAGGTATGGTCCGAAAGCCCGGGCAGAGAGGGCCAAAGTCTTTTTTGACTTTAGGCTGGCCCGTAGCGGCCATACCCGCCAGGGTGCGACCATGAAAAGAATGCTCGAAGGAAAGAATTTCAAACCTGCCCGTTTTCTGACCATATCTCCGGGCAACTTTAAAAAGGCATTCGTTGGCTTCCGCCCCGCTGTTGGAAAAGAAAACCTTGCCCGGGCCTACATGCGAAACAATTTTCCGGGCAAGCTGCAAGGCTTGGGGATGATAAAACAAATTCGAGCAATGGATCATTTTTTCTGACTGCTGAGCCAAAGCCTCCCTCACCGAGGGATGGGCATGACCCAGAAGATTGACGGCGATCCCCCCGGTAAAATCTAAATAGCGTTTTCCCTTGATATCCCAGAGGTAAGCCCCCTCCCCCCGGTCCACAACCAACCTGATCTTGCGGTATGAAGGCACAATATAGGTTTTGTATCCCTCGACAATGAGTTGTTCGCTTTCGAGTTCTTCCATTCTTTCTAGCTCTATCAACAACGGTTGGCCCCTGGAGTTCTCCCCAAGAGGCTGAAAAGTTCACCCTAGGCACCATTTAATACGGGCAGGGCCGTTACATTCAAAGAACAATTTCCGTCCCTATCCCTTTATCGGTAAAGATTTCAAGAAGAAGGGCATGGGGCATGCGTCCATCAAGAAAATGGACCTTTTCGACCCCGGCTTCTAAAGCCTCAAGAGCCGAGTCAACCTTGGGAATCATTCCCCCATGAATGATCCCTTTTTCCTTTAAGAGGCTTATTTGCTGCCTGTTAATCACCGAAATCCGGGAAAGAGGATCTTTTTCATCCGCCAGTATGCCATTGGTATTCGTCAGGTAGATCAACTTCTTGGCCTTTATGAACTTTGCCATTTTGCTGGCGGCCACGTCAGCGTTGACATTATAAATATCTCCATTGGCGGCCCTTGCCA is drawn from Methylacidiphilum infernorum V4 and contains these coding sequences:
- a CDS encoding cyclase family protein; this translates as MKLTLPALFSFHALIDLSYPLDSTFPIFPGQGPPAQISRHVSNEDGYSSNRWELPEHWGTHLDAPLHYSKGGKTVADIPISELFCPAIVIDIADRAAADPDTAVSLEDILSWERKFGEIPRKGFVLMHSGWGKWVQTPLFYNKKEDGLLHFPGFSAEAVQFLVNSRNVAGVGVDTLSIDCGKSLDYPVHKILFAAGKWALECLCNLHSLPPQGAWLLVGAIPLRKATGFPARVFALVP
- the argF gene encoding ornithine carbamoyltransferase yields the protein MAVNNKRLERTVMKPLRHFLSMNDIEEEEARMIFKKALEWKKNRGKEFPTALQYQTWALIFKKPSTRTRLSFEVAIRELGGEALFLSSQDLQLARGEPIEDTAQVLGRMVHGLIIRTYEQKEVELFAAYGNIPVINALTDEEHPCQVLSDIFSFEEKRGSIKGKKVAFIGDGCCNVAKSWALAAEKFGFYLWIGSPRGYFSAVKSDFVQNTSSVEEAAQDAALLYTDVWISMGKEQEADKRQMEFSQYRIDRRALSVASKDALVFHCLPAYRDKEIALEIFNERKEEIYTQAENRLHVQKALLAWIVGKLNG
- a CDS encoding aspartate aminotransferase family protein, which encodes MEELESEQLIVEGYKTYIVPSYRKIRLVVDRGEGAYLWDIKGKRYLDFTGGIAVNLLGHAHPSVREALAQQSEKMIHCSNLFYHPQALQLARKIVSHVGPGKVFFSNSGAEANECLFKVARRYGQKTGRFEILSFEHSFHGRTLAGMAATGQPKVKKDFGPLCPGFRTIPKGEPKDFIDSLSDKTVALIVEPIQGESGIHVFSPGYLKEIRRICRDKDILFFIDEIQSGLWRTGRFLAWQSLVEEDSQGQSFLPDGVSLAKGLGGGFPIGASWVAERYSEVLDQGSHGSTFGGSPLACHVALSVLEEIEKKEWGKHILEVGNYLVRSLREFENKPQSLLKEIRGIGGILGLELTLPSYEAVEVLMEKGLLVAPANTNTIRLLPPLNVSFEQAEEARAILEKFLIS